In a genomic window of Pontibacter liquoris:
- a CDS encoding CvfB family protein: MVDLGNYNELEIAREVDFGVYLTSEDGDILLPAKYVPEGAKVGDFVRVFVYRDSEDRVIATNLTPLATVREFACLTCRDTAPFGAFLDWGLEKDLLVPLHNQKNKMQVGQKYCVYVYLDETTDRVVATSKLGKYLHNEDSQLKENEEVQLLVAGFTEIGIKVIINNAYMGILYKNEVFRDLQLGDKLVGYVKTIRPDNKIDVTLRKPGATALGESSEAGEKILQLLQQGSGWLPLSDSSTPEDIYKLLGMSKKTFKRAIGGLYREGKIELSEDSIRLRR, from the coding sequence ATGGTAGATTTAGGCAATTACAACGAACTGGAGATCGCACGGGAAGTAGACTTTGGCGTTTACCTCACTTCTGAAGACGGCGATATCCTGTTGCCTGCCAAATATGTGCCGGAGGGTGCCAAAGTAGGCGACTTTGTGCGGGTGTTTGTGTACCGTGACTCCGAAGACCGCGTAATTGCCACCAACCTGACGCCGCTGGCTACCGTGCGCGAGTTTGCCTGCCTCACCTGCCGCGACACCGCTCCTTTTGGCGCGTTCCTGGACTGGGGATTGGAAAAAGACCTGCTCGTGCCGCTGCACAACCAGAAAAACAAAATGCAGGTAGGCCAGAAGTATTGCGTCTATGTATACCTCGACGAGACAACCGACCGGGTAGTGGCCACCTCGAAGCTGGGAAAGTATTTACATAACGAAGACAGCCAGCTAAAAGAGAACGAGGAAGTGCAGCTGCTGGTAGCTGGCTTTACCGAGATCGGCATCAAAGTGATCATTAACAACGCCTACATGGGCATCCTCTATAAAAATGAGGTATTCCGGGACCTGCAACTTGGCGATAAGCTAGTAGGCTATGTAAAAACGATCCGGCCGGATAACAAAATAGATGTGACGCTGCGCAAGCCCGGCGCCACCGCCCTGGGCGAGTCGTCGGAAGCGGGCGAGAAGATCCTGCAACTGCTGCAGCAAGGCTCGGGCTGGCTCCCGCTCTCCGACAGCAGCACGCCCGAAGACATTTACAAGCTGCTGGGCATGAGCAAAAAAACCTTTAAGCGCGCTATTGGCGGCCTCTACCGCGAAGGCAAAATCGAGCTTTCCGAAGACAGCATCCGCCTGAGGCGCTAG